In Meleagris gallopavo isolate NT-WF06-2002-E0010 breed Aviagen turkey brand Nicholas breeding stock chromosome 5, Turkey_5.1, whole genome shotgun sequence, a single window of DNA contains:
- the LOC100543050 gene encoding polypeptide N-acetylgalactosaminyltransferase 18, whose product MEVYGGENVELGIRVWQCGGSVEVLPCSRIAHIERAHKPYTEDLTAHVRRNALRVAEVWMDEFKSHVYMAWNVPQEDSGIDIGDISERKALRKKLQCKTFRWYLVSVYPEMRMYSDTVAYGVVRTLFTFPIFKKVGGGIE is encoded by the exons GTGTGGCAGTGTGGAGGAAGCGTTGAGGTTCTACCTTGCTCCAGGATTGCTCACATTGAAAGAGCACATAAACCATACACAGAAGATCTAACTGCTCACGTTCGGAGAAATGCACTGAGGGTGGCTGAAGTCTGGATGGATGAATTTAAGAGCCATGTCTATATGGCATGGAATGTACCCCAAGAG GACTCTGGAATTGATATTGGtgatatttctgagaggaaGGCCCTGAGGAAGAAGCTCCAGTGTAAGACCTTTCGGTGGTATCTCGTCAGTGTGTATCCAGAAATGAGAATGTATTCAGATACTGTCGCATATGGGGTGGTAAGAACCTTGTTtacatttcctatttttaaaaaggtggGAGGTGGAATTGAGTAA